A genome region from Setaria italica strain Yugu1 chromosome III, Setaria_italica_v2.0, whole genome shotgun sequence includes the following:
- the LOC101759436 gene encoding cytochrome b561 and DOMON domain-containing protein At3g61750, producing the protein MGSAARAAAAAAAALVVVALATVATAQMESCNDELPPVLVANYSGLACQPVWNNFVLRYHQDKNNVLRVVLSTMYSTGWVGMGFSRDGLMIGSSAMVGWVGKKGLPHIRQFALRGKASSKVVVDRGFLVSNDHDHTVVVQQAKIYIAFQLRFSYRLTHQHIIMAFGNSIPVKNKLTRHQGKTSFTFDFTTGRASVDGSFPYGLRRAHGALNVFAWGVLMPIGAIIARYFRRMDPLWFYLHVGLQFVGFIIGLAGVVAGVALYNKIQADIPAHRGLGIFVLFLGILQILAFFLRPNVDSKYRKYWNWYHHWSGRLALFFASVNIVLGIHVGGADNSWKIGYGFNLAVILVAVIALEFMLWTRWSKNSTSTPTY; encoded by the exons ATGGGGAGCGCGGcgcgtgctgctgctgcggcggcggcggcgctggtcgTCGTGGCGCTGGCGACGGTGGCGACGGCGCAGATGGAGAGCTGCAACGACGAGCTGCCGCCCGTGCTCGTCGCCAACTACTCGGGCCTGGCATGCCAGCCGGTCTGGAACAACTTCGTGCTCCGG TATCACCAGGACAAGAACAACGTCCTGCGGGTCGTCCTGTCCACGATGTACAGCACGGGGTGGGTGGGCATGGGGTTCTCGCGGGACGGCCTCATGATCGGCTCCAGCGCCATGGTGGGGTGGGTCGGCAAGAAGGGCCTCCCGCACATCCGGCAGTTCGCGCTCCGCGGCAAGGCCAGCTCCAAGGTCGTCGTCGACCGGGGCTTCCTCGTCTCCAACGACCACGACCACACCGTCGTCGTGCAGCAGGCCAAGATCTACATCGCCTTCCAGCTCAGGTTCTCCTACCGCCTCACCCACCAGCACATCATTATGGCCTTCGGTAACAGCATCCCGGTGAAGAACAAGCTCACCAGGCATCAGGGCAAGACCTCCTTCACCTTCGATTTCACCACGG GGAGAGCTTCTGTTGACGGATCGTTCCCCTACGGCCTGAGGCGTGCCCATGGCGCGCTCAACGTGTTCGCGTGGGGCGTCCTGATGCCCATCGGCGCCATCATCGCGCGCTACTTCCGGCGGATGGACCCGCTCTGGTTCTACCTCCACGTCGGCCTCCAGTTCGTCGGGTTCATCAtcggcctcgccggcgtcgtggcCGGCGTGGCGCTCTACAACAAGATCCAGGCCGACATCCCCGCGCACAGGGGCCTCGGCATCTTCGTCCTCTTCCTCGGTATCCTGCAG ATCCTGGCCTTCTTCCTGCGGCCGAACGTGGACTCCAAGTACCGCAAGTACTGGAACTGGTACCACCACTGGTCGGGGCGGCTGGCGCTCTTCTTCGCGTCCGTCAACATCGTGCTCGGGATCCacgtcggcggcgccgacaACTCGTGGAAGATCGGGTACGGCTTCAACCTGGCCgtcatcctcgtcgccgtcatCGCGCTGGAGTTCATGCTCTGGACGAGGTGGTCCAAGAACAGCACCTCGACCCCGACGTACTAA